The genomic interval ACAGATCGCCTGCCTCAGATAGGGTCAAGCTCACTCACAGAAGCAGCTGCATCTGCAGCATTGGCAACGTCTGACGCTCCTTCAATCTCATTCGACTGAAAATGTTGTTGTTCTCTTCCATGACGGAATGTCTATCAGTCGTGCACGGCACATCCACAAGCACCTGCGTGATAGAGGACTGGGATCTCAGCTCAGTTCTTCACCTGATTAAAGCTTAGAAATTTGTTCAGAGTCCTTTTCCTTTGCCCAATTCCTCCACTATTCCTGCACACATTCTGATCTAGTCAGCTGTTTagatagtgcccatcaccatggtatcagagCCCAGGTACACACACTGGATTGTCATTGGTAGGTTGCTCATGAATCTGGGGGATAGGCAGATTGAGAGCTAGATTTTAAAAGGGCTGATAATTTCATGCTATCGCATTTGTAGCTATGTCAGCTAAGAGAAGGGAAATTAAACAACAGGTTCTCTCTTGCAGATCAACAGTTAAGGGGAGAATTCCCccttctccaccactgcataGTTGGATAAATAAATTATTGCCTTCCTCAGAAGCATCCAGCATTTTCCTCTACCAATGCCAGGAAACTCGGATAGACAGATCTGCCTTTTCCATATTTTCAGTCACTTACCCGATTGTAAGTGTCCCCCTCCAGTTCCCCCCAATTCCTTCCATCCCAGGATGTGATGCGCACATCAGCGCTGATGTCTTTGGGAATGTAGCTACAGAGAACTCTGCGCAGCCTGTTACTACGGGAAACAGAGATATCGTTGGCGGCCAGGTGCCCTGTCATGAGAGAGACAACAGAACACACACTTAGAAAGAACGTGAAGAAAACCAACACACAGAGACAAACTGACGTCCCAATTGCCCAGCATCTATAATCACAGGAGAGTGATCAGATGGGAAAATCCACCTGACATTAACAGATGGGCTTTTGCAGAACACTCCATGCCAATATAACTTGGGGAGAGGGAATAGAAAGTCAAATTGGGGTCCATAAGGAATTTATCATTTCAACCCTGTCATAGTGAGCAAAGATCACCTGCTATCCATCTAACCCCATCTATACCCTGAAGCACCTTTGTGGACAGGTGAAGGGTGGGATTGCCAACTTTACTTACGGCAACATCCTGTCTGCAGAAGAGCCAGTGTCTTGccaccaggtgctgcacagaggtCAAGGACTAGGTCACCAGGCTGCACATTGAGAGCCAAGACAGGTAAGAGCGATGCTGCATCCAGCAGATAGTAGCCAAGGATTCCTGAAGCGTCTGGTCTAGAAATCCCAAGAGATAATTGAAAACCAAGTGTGTTATGAAAATCTGAAGAAAATTCAAGATATAGAGCTTGAAAAGCTCAGGTTAAAACACATGAATGCCATGTTCCCAGAGGTAGTTACCCATCCAGTATGTTTGATGAAGGAACAGAAAAACACAATCCCAGAAAAATACAATGTTCCAGAGGGAAGACACCAATTCGATGATGACCTAGGTCATCTCCAGGACACCAAAGAACAATTACTCAAAGCACATTGCTTAGTGCTTTGTCTGCTTTAAATAGCCCTATATTGTGCGTATTTTACAAGACCCTAATACGCTGCTTCAGCTCAGTCCAGCACAACGTTTTCACAAGCTCTGTTAAAGCTGTGTAGAGCCAGCACCTGAGCCACAGAAGAAACATGTCGAAATTAAGTTCAATGCAGCTAAATACAATGatgaactggggaggggagggggcgaatGGCTTTTATTTCTGTTACTCAACCAGTCCTAGCTTTGAAGACGATTCCTACAAGGTAGCCTCAAACCCAGAGACTGAACATCCGCTTtcgaggaggggttgggggaaaagAATTCTAACAAGTACACACACAGCACAACCACCTCAAACTTTTGTCAGTGTTACAAAACAGTTGCtactaataatacctagctcttatacagcatttgtcatcagtagatctcaaagtgctttacaaaggaacgCAGTATAATTATCTCTATTTTatagacggggaaactgaggcacggagtgattAAAGCGATTTCCCCAAGcccacccagcaagccagtgacagatccaggaacagaacccagatctcctgagttccaggccACAATGCTTCCGAGCGCCATACCTTGCCGGAGGAAACCGACTGACATCTCCTTTGGAGAATGTGTAACACTTGATGTTGGGGCTGATGGACGCAGAAAGCGATGATGGCGTCTGTGTTTGTTCCACAGACAACTGTTCACTGTGGGTTTTTTGGGACGCTGTTTCCTCACCCCTCACTCGTTCTACAGGCGAATCCCACTGCACGTGCCGAGCTGCTTTCTGAGATTCATAAACAAAATCCACAGCGTTTAGAAGTTCCAGCTCTTGGCTAACCCTGTCGGCATCAGAGAAGTTGTTGACGAGGGCGCTGTATTTTTGTTCCGAGAGGAGGCTGACACGGATCGAGGGCCACAGGCTGCCAAACTGCACACTGTAGTTCATGTCGAAGTTCTGCAGAGCCAGCCGGATGCCCGAGATCTTGGGAGCAGTGACAGCCTTCAGAGGAATTAAAACATTAGGCACGTGAAAGAACCAAACACTTTTATACTGTGACCTTTCACCACTTCCATGATTGGAATGATCAAGAGCGAGGCTCTGCTTTACCACAGTTACACTTGTCACTTCTGCCACCGCCTGTCCCAGGAGGAACGTTAACTGAGTCCCAAACAATCCAGCCACAAAACACAGAAAAGCTGGGTTAATTTGCACTCAGTCTGAAAATAGCAAGACTGG from Malaclemys terrapin pileata isolate rMalTer1 chromosome 8, rMalTer1.hap1, whole genome shotgun sequence carries:
- the NSUN4 gene encoding 5-methylcytosine rRNA methyltransferase NSUN4, which codes for MAALRGSARRLLPGGLAGLGLPPRRYRYKEKWAVTAPKISGIRLALQNFDMNYSVQFGSLWPSIRVSLLSEQKYSALVNNFSDADRVSQELELLNAVDFVYESQKAARHVQWDSPVERVRGEETASQKTHSEQLSVEQTQTPSSLSASISPNIKCYTFSKGDVSRFPPARPDASGILGYYLLDAASLLPVLALNVQPGDLVLDLCAAPGGKTLALLQTGCCRHLAANDISVSRSNRLRRVLCSYIPKDISADVRITSWDGRNWGELEGDTYNRVLVDVPCTTDRHSVMEENNNIFSRMRLKERQTLPMLQMQLLLAGLLAARPGGEVVYSTCSLSQLQNEYVVERAVEVAETEYNINVHVEDLSYFRRLFQDTFSFFADCRLGELVLPHLTANFGPMYFCKLRREQ